A single region of the Triplophysa dalaica isolate WHDGS20190420 chromosome 15, ASM1584641v1, whole genome shotgun sequence genome encodes:
- the LOC130436660 gene encoding TOG array regulator of axonemal microtubules protein 1 isoform X3 translates to MIYGLIPQELHQQLLDHQNYQNRTNGVEKLKKILLELDLNQVINLLIEKLEYSVDRYYKEIISVTLKTLGDSRNVTRHEYMNVFRQLMRMVGPQRVLDLMMGQLRHKNSRVREDILNIIIAALLTHPRKDFNIPVLCLEAAPTLGDNKKKVRHAALELFAVLDYCLDTGKKQPLMKAIDRAELTGEADGLMAAVQARRTRHVLPRLSPDGMVEYALVLPKPGQRHSPQVGSGADLNWVLNGGRAHSSRGLQSGRDSDQMSGSLGSLTDNIAQQRRIVSAGKNKLPWEKSALSSSGGRQVSDTSNGKSPDQVSSEDLRTNQHTADKSSSSELLQFRSPASTRRSLGRHRRSGSLDSDPEIFKMANLSGSEKGLSKMSRFMSGSPSVERTFSLPSNSIPPGSFLLPSYPLTPVTGSLLAPTLPRRNHTESSLSASNTWPNKREISPRLRRDVTGDVSSSKRSPLPPRTARASSGHRRPSVPPSTPPSDRNLHLYLSLGRAREPEEEALEREEMLNSLRSLRNSAAKKRAAVSVSGSDPDPDSPDSAVKLELVPDSPDRISPSVASPLSESGLSSLCSPPTPTGIKSSPVNSKAHMMSVSSGRQVREASGDADGVTEQDKCVADGNVSIMGQRLIYSNRPSDPDEEMTSSTQIRGAGHDQLRLLRPSKGSQQQVSKLRSDHEMSEGVIGRGVFASVVPSGRLSVTASTEQGDSINKPPREIPSGVYGHALIAGRMDSDDSPEPEEERIKLSKFTREKMRQRCLQQQESNEPMRRHLTHALTHDVDCMKDVGLNASESLSGKTPSSLTQNPVKSLSPAHQPTPPTGPPNRNAPPRLRRTSSLTRTQTRPVASHGSDEQIPETPKKEGQDQTVLRPFSKPELSLTQSFRLLASDDWEKKIEGLNIVRSLALYHHDVLISRTHDVCLVLIQEVRNLRSGVSRVALVTLSEMFAVLQKGMDQELEGTVRALLNKAGETNTFIRQDVDKALDSMVQNCTATRSMNALLVGGLGHLNSMVRKCTAQHLCSLVERVGAARSLSGAKDLTDRLLPAVSKLSQDSSQEARYFGRRMLLLLSSHRDFDKMLEKFVTAKDLPTIRDAVFTLKTKGLGEMPQDAPSARGRRSLPGTSSLTPLVSNSRDCGQFIISKGAFHSLADRSEYIKQMKTLLNSKDFRERIKAIDQLEADCEENPSLVISSMLPVFDALKARLQESNSKVNLRALEALQNIIRLLKDNLTKVLNILIPAIVDNHLNSKNNAIYRAALGAVQALVDNIDNGLLLQPFCSKAQYVSGKAKLDLIEKVAELVMELYPRKPQLVEQKVLPLFWHLLSCSSNSGAAHGRGSSVRMATAKLGEALYAHMGRTLVECAASQSPNIQCDFNELLRTFSTTRTDSTLIET, encoded by the exons ATGATTTATGGTTTAATACCTCAGGAGTTACACCAGCAGCTCCTGGACCACCAGAACTACCAGAACCGGACCAATGGGGTGGAGAAGTTGAAGAAAATTCTCCTGGAGCTGGATCTCAACCAG GTCATCAACCTGCTGATAGAGAAACTGGAGTACAGCGTGGACAGATATTACAAGGAGATCATTTCTGTCACGCTGAAAACTCTGGGCGATTCTCGTAACGTCACCCGGCACGAGTACATGAATGTTTTCAGGCAGCTGATGAGAATGGTGGGACCGCAGAGAGTGCTGGACCTCATGATGGGTCAGCTCAGGCATAAGAACTCCAGGGTTCGAGAGGACATTCTTAACATCATCATCGCCGCCCTGCTCACGCATCCCCGCAAGGACTTTAACATCCCCGTTCTGTGCTTGGAAGCGGCTCCGACCCTCGGCGACAACAAGAAGAAGGTGCGTCACGCGGCCCTGGAGCTTTTCGCAGTGTTGGATTATTGTCTGGACACCGGCAAGAAACAGCCGCTCATGAAAGCCATCGACAGGGCGGAGCTGACGGGAGAGGCCGACGGGCTTATGGCAGCCGTGCAGGCGCGCAGAACTCGACACGTCCTCCCCCGGCTGTCTCCAGACGGGATGGTGGAGTACGCTCTCGTCCTTCCCAAACCAGGACAGAGACATTCACCTCAGGTGGGCTCCGGTGCCGATCTGAACTGGGTTCTGAACGGAGGTCGAGCTCACAGCTCTCGCGGTCTTCAGAGCGGCAGAGACTCGGATCAGATGTCCGGCAGTCTGGGGTCTCTCACAGATAACATTGCTCAACAGAGGAGGATCGTGAGCGCGGGGAAAAATAAACTGCCGTGGGAGAAATCTGCCCTGTCCTCTTCTGGAGGCCGACAGGTCTCCGACACGTCTAACGGAAAGTCACCTGATCAG GTGAGCAGTGAAGACCTCAGAACCAATCAGCACACAGCTGACAAATCCA GTTCATCAGAACTTCTGCAGTTTCGCTCTCCGGCCAGCACGCGGCGCTCTTTGGGTCGACATCGCCGCAGCGGAAGTTTAGACTCGGATCCAGAGATTTTCAAAATGGCCAATCTGAGTGGTTCCGAGAAAG GTCTGTCCAAGATGAGTCGATTCATGTCTGGTAGCCCGAGTGTGGAGCGCACGTTCTCCCTCCCCTCCAACTCAATACCTCCAGGGTCCTTCCTTCTGCCCTCGTATCCTCTGACCCCAGTGACAGGAAGTCTGCTCGCCCCGACCTTACCCCGCAGAAATCACACCGAGTCCTCGCTCTCCGCCTCCAACACGTGGCCGAACAAACGTGAGATCAGCCCTCGTCTCCGGAGGGACGTCACGG gtgACGTGAGCTCCAGTAAGCGGTCTCCGCTGCCTCCTCGTACCGCGCGGGCTTCATCCGGCCATCGGAGACCCTCTGTGCCCCCATCGACTCCACCATCAGACAGAAACCTGCATCTGTATCTGTCTCTCGGCAGAGCACGAGAACCCGAGGAGGAGGCGCTGGAACGGGAGGAG ATGTTGAACTCTCTGCGCTCGCTGAGGAACAGTGCTGCTAAGAAGCGGGCGGCAGTCAGCGTGAGCGGCTCAGACCCGGATCCCGACAGTCCTGACTCGGCTGTAAAACTGGAGCTGGTTCCTGACTCTCCGGATCGGATTTCCCCGTCCGTCGCCAGTCCTCTGAGTGAGAGCGGCTTGAGCAGTCTCTGCTCACCTCCCACACCCACCGGCATCAAGAGCAG CCCTGTGAACTCAAAAGCACACATGATGAGCGTGTCGTCAGGGAGACAAGTGAGAGAGGCTTCAGGGGATGCTGACG gtgtgacAGAGCAGGATAAATGCGTCGCCGATGGAAATGTCAGTATCATGGGTCAGAGGCTCATTTACTCAAACAGACCATCAGATCCAGATGAAGAGATGACATCATCAACCCAGATAAGAGGGGCCGGGCACGACCAGCTCCGCCTCCTCAGACCTTCTAAAG GATCTCAGCAGCAGGTGTCGAAGCTACGCAGCGATCACGAGATGTCAGAGGGAGTGATCGGACGAG GAGTTTTTGCATCTGTTGTTCCGTCCGGTCGTCTCAGTGTGACAGCGTCTACTGAGCAGGGCGACTCCATTAACAAACCCCCCCGCGAGATTCCGTCAGGGGTGTACGGCCACGCACTCATCGCTGGTCGCATGGACTCTGATGACAGTCCTGAGCCTGAGGAG gaGAGGATCAAACTCTCAAAGTTCACACGTGAGAAGATGCGACAGCGTTGTCTTCAGCAGCAGGAATCCAATGAGCCAATGAGACGCCATCTGACGCATGCACTCACTCATGATGTTGACTGCATGAAAG ACGTGGGGTTGAACGCTTCCGAGTCACTCTCAGGCAAAACTCCCTCCAGCCTAACTCAAAATCCTGTCAAAAGTTTAAGCCCCGCCCATCAGCCCACCCCTCCGACCGGCCCACCTAATAGAAACGCGCCGCCCCGACTCAGACGGACGTCTAGTCTGACCAGGACCCAAACCCGTCCTGTAGCGTCACACGGCTCTG aTGAGCAGATTCCTGAGACTCCTAAAAAAGAGGGTCAGGATCAGACAGTCCTGCGGCCTTTCTCTAAACCAGAGCTGTCTCTCACTCAGAGCTTCAGACTGCTCGCCTCAGACGACTG GGAGAAGAAGATCGAGGGATTGAACATCGTGCGAAGTTTGGCTCTGTATCACCACGATGTTCTCATCAGCAGAACTCATGATGTTTGTCTTGTGCTCATTCAGGAG gttcGTAACCTGCGCTCCGGAGTGTCTCGTGTTGCCTTGGTCACGCTGAGTGAGATGTTCGCTGTTCTGCAGAAGGGGATGGACCAGGAGCTTGAGGGAACGGTCAGAGCTCTGCTCAATAAAGCCGGAGAAACCAACACATTCATCAGACAGGATGTGGACAAAGCGCTGGACAGTATGGTGCAGAACTGCACAGCAACCCGCAGCATGAACGCGCTGCTCGTCGGAGGACTCGG TCACTTGAACTCAATGGTACGGAAGTGCACCGCTCAGCATTTGTGTTCTCTGGTGGAGAGGGTGGGAGCCGCCCGCTCCCTGTCTGGAGCGAAAGATCTGACCGACCGCCTCCTGCCTGCCGTCTCCAAGCTGTCTCAGGATTCATCTCAAGAGGCCAG GTACTTCGGTCGGAGGATGCTTCTGCTATTATCTTCTCATCGTGACTTTGATAAAATGCTGGAGAAGTTCGTCACTGCTAAAGATCTGCCCACCATCAGAGACGCCGTCTTCACTCTCAAGACTAAG GGCTTGGGCGAGATGCCTCAGGACGCTCCATCAGCGCGGGGCAGGCGTTCTCTCCCGGGCACCTCGTCCCTCACGCCTCTGGTGTCTAACAG CAGAGACTGCGGTCAGTTCATCATCAGTAAAGGAGCCTTCCACAGCCTCGCAGACAGGAGCGAATACATCAAACAGATGAAGACGCTGCTGAACTCCAAGGATTTCCGAGAGAGAATCAAAGCCATCGATCAGCTGGAGGCTGACTGTGAAGAGAACCCGTCTCTGGTCATCAGCAGCATGTTGCCT GTGTTTGATGCTCTGAAGGCGCGTCTGCAGGAGTCCAACAGCAAAGTGAACCTGCGGGCGCTGGAGGCCTTGCAGAACATCATCCGTTTGCTCAAGGACAACCTCACAAAAGTGCTCAATATTCTCATTCCAGCCATTGTGGACAATCACCTTAACTCCAAAAACAACGCCATCTACAGGGCAGCGCTGGGGGCTGTCCAGGCGCTCGTGGATAACATCG ACAACGGTCTGCTCCTACAACCCTTCTGCTCAAAGGCTCAGTATGTGAGCGGGAAAGCAAAGCTGGATCTTATTGAGAAAGTGGCAG AGCTTGTGATGGAGCTGTATCCACGCAAACCTCAGCTGGTGGAGCAGAAGGTTCTTCCTCTCTTCTGGCACCTGCTCAGTTGCTCCAGTAACAGCGGAGCAGCTCATGGTCGTGGCAGCAGCGTCCGCATGGCCACTGCTAAACTGGGTGAAGCACTGTACGCTCACATGGGCCGAACGCTGGTGGAATGTGCCGCATCACAGAGCCCAAACATTCAGTGTGACTTCAATGAGCTCCTGAGGACCTTCTCTACCACACGCACCGATTCTACCTTAATAGAAACATAA
- the LOC130436660 gene encoding TOG array regulator of axonemal microtubules protein 1 isoform X2: MIYGLIPQELHQQLLDHQNYQNRTNGVEKLKKILLELDLNQVTSGSITEFIQFLRKLLDDNNFKVLYGTLQVINLLIEKLEYSVDRYYKEIISVTLKTLGDSRNVTRHEYMNVFRQLMRMVGPQRVLDLMMGQLRHKNSRVREDILNIIIAALLTHPRKDFNIPVLCLEAAPTLGDNKKKVRHAALELFAVLDYCLDTGKKQPLMKAIDRAELTGEADGLMAAVQARRTRHVLPRLSPDGMVEYALVLPKPGQRHSPQVGSGADLNWVLNGGRAHSSRGLQSGRDSDQMSGSLGSLTDNIAQQRRIVSAGKNKLPWEKSALSSSGGRQVSDTSNGKSPDQVSSEDLRTNQHTADKSSSSELLQFRSPASTRRSLGRHRRSGSLDSDPEIFKMANLSGSEKGLSKMSRFMSGSPSVERTFSLPSNSIPPGSFLLPSYPLTPVTGSLLAPTLPRRNHTESSLSASNTWPNKREISPRLRRDVTGDVSSSKRSPLPPRTARASSGHRRPSVPPSTPPSDRNLHLYLSLGRAREPEEEALEREEMLNSLRSLRNSAAKKRAAVSVSGSDPDPDSPDSAVKLELVPDSPDRISPSVASPLSESGLSSLCSPPTPTGIKSSPVNSKAHMMSVSSGRQVREASGDADGVTEQDKCVADGNVSIMGQRLIYSNRPSDPDEEMTSSTQIRGAGHDQLRLLRPSKGSQQQVSKLRSDHEMSEGVIGRGVFASVVPSGRLSVTASTEQGDSINKPPREIPSGVYGHALIAGRMDSDDSPEPEEERIKLSKFTREKMRQRCLQQQESNEPMRRHLTHALTHDVDCMKDVGLNASESLSGKTPSSLTQNPVKSLSPAHQPTPPTGPPNRNAPPRLRRTSSLTRTQTRPVASHGSDEQIPETPKKEGQDQTVLRPFSKPELSLTQSFRLLASDDWEKKIEGLNIVRSLALYHHDVLISRTHDVCLVLIQEVRNLRSGVSRVALVTLSEMFAVLQKGMDQELEGTVRALLNKAGETNTFIRQDVDKALDSMVQNCTATRSMNALLVGGLGHLNSMVRKCTAQHLCSLVERVGAARSLSGAKDLTDRLLPAVSKLSQDSSQEARYFGRRMLLLLSSHRDFDKMLEKFVTAKDLPTIRDAVFTLKTKGLGEMPQDAPSARGRRSLPGTSSLTPLVSNRDCGQFIISKGAFHSLADRSEYIKQMKTLLNSKDFRERIKAIDQLEADCEENPSLVISSMLPVFDALKARLQESNSKVNLRALEALQNIIRLLKDNLTKVLNILIPAIVDNHLNSKNNAIYRAALGAVQALVDNIDNGLLLQPFCSKAQYVSGKAKLDLIEKVAELVMELYPRKPQLVEQKVLPLFWHLLSCSSNSGAAHGRGSSVRMATAKLGEALYAHMGRTLVECAASQSPNIQCDFNELLRTFSTTRTDSTLIET, translated from the exons ATGATTTATGGTTTAATACCTCAGGAGTTACACCAGCAGCTCCTGGACCACCAGAACTACCAGAACCGGACCAATGGGGTGGAGAAGTTGAAGAAAATTCTCCTGGAGCTGGATCTCAACCAGGTGACCTCCGGCAGCATCACAGAGTTCATCCAGTTTCTACGGAAACTTCTGGATGACAACAACTTTAAGGTCTTGTACGGCACTTTGCAGGTCATCAACCTGCTGATAGAGAAACTGGAGTACAGCGTGGACAGATATTACAAGGAGATCATTTCTGTCACGCTGAAAACTCTGGGCGATTCTCGTAACGTCACCCGGCACGAGTACATGAATGTTTTCAGGCAGCTGATGAGAATGGTGGGACCGCAGAGAGTGCTGGACCTCATGATGGGTCAGCTCAGGCATAAGAACTCCAGGGTTCGAGAGGACATTCTTAACATCATCATCGCCGCCCTGCTCACGCATCCCCGCAAGGACTTTAACATCCCCGTTCTGTGCTTGGAAGCGGCTCCGACCCTCGGCGACAACAAGAAGAAGGTGCGTCACGCGGCCCTGGAGCTTTTCGCAGTGTTGGATTATTGTCTGGACACCGGCAAGAAACAGCCGCTCATGAAAGCCATCGACAGGGCGGAGCTGACGGGAGAGGCCGACGGGCTTATGGCAGCCGTGCAGGCGCGCAGAACTCGACACGTCCTCCCCCGGCTGTCTCCAGACGGGATGGTGGAGTACGCTCTCGTCCTTCCCAAACCAGGACAGAGACATTCACCTCAGGTGGGCTCCGGTGCCGATCTGAACTGGGTTCTGAACGGAGGTCGAGCTCACAGCTCTCGCGGTCTTCAGAGCGGCAGAGACTCGGATCAGATGTCCGGCAGTCTGGGGTCTCTCACAGATAACATTGCTCAACAGAGGAGGATCGTGAGCGCGGGGAAAAATAAACTGCCGTGGGAGAAATCTGCCCTGTCCTCTTCTGGAGGCCGACAGGTCTCCGACACGTCTAACGGAAAGTCACCTGATCAG GTGAGCAGTGAAGACCTCAGAACCAATCAGCACACAGCTGACAAATCCA GTTCATCAGAACTTCTGCAGTTTCGCTCTCCGGCCAGCACGCGGCGCTCTTTGGGTCGACATCGCCGCAGCGGAAGTTTAGACTCGGATCCAGAGATTTTCAAAATGGCCAATCTGAGTGGTTCCGAGAAAG GTCTGTCCAAGATGAGTCGATTCATGTCTGGTAGCCCGAGTGTGGAGCGCACGTTCTCCCTCCCCTCCAACTCAATACCTCCAGGGTCCTTCCTTCTGCCCTCGTATCCTCTGACCCCAGTGACAGGAAGTCTGCTCGCCCCGACCTTACCCCGCAGAAATCACACCGAGTCCTCGCTCTCCGCCTCCAACACGTGGCCGAACAAACGTGAGATCAGCCCTCGTCTCCGGAGGGACGTCACGG gtgACGTGAGCTCCAGTAAGCGGTCTCCGCTGCCTCCTCGTACCGCGCGGGCTTCATCCGGCCATCGGAGACCCTCTGTGCCCCCATCGACTCCACCATCAGACAGAAACCTGCATCTGTATCTGTCTCTCGGCAGAGCACGAGAACCCGAGGAGGAGGCGCTGGAACGGGAGGAG ATGTTGAACTCTCTGCGCTCGCTGAGGAACAGTGCTGCTAAGAAGCGGGCGGCAGTCAGCGTGAGCGGCTCAGACCCGGATCCCGACAGTCCTGACTCGGCTGTAAAACTGGAGCTGGTTCCTGACTCTCCGGATCGGATTTCCCCGTCCGTCGCCAGTCCTCTGAGTGAGAGCGGCTTGAGCAGTCTCTGCTCACCTCCCACACCCACCGGCATCAAGAGCAG CCCTGTGAACTCAAAAGCACACATGATGAGCGTGTCGTCAGGGAGACAAGTGAGAGAGGCTTCAGGGGATGCTGACG gtgtgacAGAGCAGGATAAATGCGTCGCCGATGGAAATGTCAGTATCATGGGTCAGAGGCTCATTTACTCAAACAGACCATCAGATCCAGATGAAGAGATGACATCATCAACCCAGATAAGAGGGGCCGGGCACGACCAGCTCCGCCTCCTCAGACCTTCTAAAG GATCTCAGCAGCAGGTGTCGAAGCTACGCAGCGATCACGAGATGTCAGAGGGAGTGATCGGACGAG GAGTTTTTGCATCTGTTGTTCCGTCCGGTCGTCTCAGTGTGACAGCGTCTACTGAGCAGGGCGACTCCATTAACAAACCCCCCCGCGAGATTCCGTCAGGGGTGTACGGCCACGCACTCATCGCTGGTCGCATGGACTCTGATGACAGTCCTGAGCCTGAGGAG gaGAGGATCAAACTCTCAAAGTTCACACGTGAGAAGATGCGACAGCGTTGTCTTCAGCAGCAGGAATCCAATGAGCCAATGAGACGCCATCTGACGCATGCACTCACTCATGATGTTGACTGCATGAAAG ACGTGGGGTTGAACGCTTCCGAGTCACTCTCAGGCAAAACTCCCTCCAGCCTAACTCAAAATCCTGTCAAAAGTTTAAGCCCCGCCCATCAGCCCACCCCTCCGACCGGCCCACCTAATAGAAACGCGCCGCCCCGACTCAGACGGACGTCTAGTCTGACCAGGACCCAAACCCGTCCTGTAGCGTCACACGGCTCTG aTGAGCAGATTCCTGAGACTCCTAAAAAAGAGGGTCAGGATCAGACAGTCCTGCGGCCTTTCTCTAAACCAGAGCTGTCTCTCACTCAGAGCTTCAGACTGCTCGCCTCAGACGACTG GGAGAAGAAGATCGAGGGATTGAACATCGTGCGAAGTTTGGCTCTGTATCACCACGATGTTCTCATCAGCAGAACTCATGATGTTTGTCTTGTGCTCATTCAGGAG gttcGTAACCTGCGCTCCGGAGTGTCTCGTGTTGCCTTGGTCACGCTGAGTGAGATGTTCGCTGTTCTGCAGAAGGGGATGGACCAGGAGCTTGAGGGAACGGTCAGAGCTCTGCTCAATAAAGCCGGAGAAACCAACACATTCATCAGACAGGATGTGGACAAAGCGCTGGACAGTATGGTGCAGAACTGCACAGCAACCCGCAGCATGAACGCGCTGCTCGTCGGAGGACTCGG TCACTTGAACTCAATGGTACGGAAGTGCACCGCTCAGCATTTGTGTTCTCTGGTGGAGAGGGTGGGAGCCGCCCGCTCCCTGTCTGGAGCGAAAGATCTGACCGACCGCCTCCTGCCTGCCGTCTCCAAGCTGTCTCAGGATTCATCTCAAGAGGCCAG GTACTTCGGTCGGAGGATGCTTCTGCTATTATCTTCTCATCGTGACTTTGATAAAATGCTGGAGAAGTTCGTCACTGCTAAAGATCTGCCCACCATCAGAGACGCCGTCTTCACTCTCAAGACTAAG GGCTTGGGCGAGATGCCTCAGGACGCTCCATCAGCGCGGGGCAGGCGTTCTCTCCCGGGCACCTCGTCCCTCACGCCTCTGGTGTCTAACAG AGACTGCGGTCAGTTCATCATCAGTAAAGGAGCCTTCCACAGCCTCGCAGACAGGAGCGAATACATCAAACAGATGAAGACGCTGCTGAACTCCAAGGATTTCCGAGAGAGAATCAAAGCCATCGATCAGCTGGAGGCTGACTGTGAAGAGAACCCGTCTCTGGTCATCAGCAGCATGTTGCCT GTGTTTGATGCTCTGAAGGCGCGTCTGCAGGAGTCCAACAGCAAAGTGAACCTGCGGGCGCTGGAGGCCTTGCAGAACATCATCCGTTTGCTCAAGGACAACCTCACAAAAGTGCTCAATATTCTCATTCCAGCCATTGTGGACAATCACCTTAACTCCAAAAACAACGCCATCTACAGGGCAGCGCTGGGGGCTGTCCAGGCGCTCGTGGATAACATCG ACAACGGTCTGCTCCTACAACCCTTCTGCTCAAAGGCTCAGTATGTGAGCGGGAAAGCAAAGCTGGATCTTATTGAGAAAGTGGCAG AGCTTGTGATGGAGCTGTATCCACGCAAACCTCAGCTGGTGGAGCAGAAGGTTCTTCCTCTCTTCTGGCACCTGCTCAGTTGCTCCAGTAACAGCGGAGCAGCTCATGGTCGTGGCAGCAGCGTCCGCATGGCCACTGCTAAACTGGGTGAAGCACTGTACGCTCACATGGGCCGAACGCTGGTGGAATGTGCCGCATCACAGAGCCCAAACATTCAGTGTGACTTCAATGAGCTCCTGAGGACCTTCTCTACCACACGCACCGATTCTACCTTAATAGAAACATAA